A genomic segment from Aegilops tauschii subsp. strangulata cultivar AL8/78 chromosome 1, Aet v6.0, whole genome shotgun sequence encodes:
- the LOC109767163 gene encoding uncharacterized protein isoform X1, whose product MCTWSLFNGIVNDIEVISEVRATGTSPAALKRRRAEEIEDVRRKESEKTKKAEAYANNLLSWGVSMYEHCNGIHKFLQTLATNQGVPIGEIPPPPVPPPSRSLSPPGSPQPSTIQILENSEEPPALCAQQETNPGSFHEHGVASSVPAASVPAVDDEGMFGGFFSQSGAGALSLSLLSSQLVP is encoded by the exons ATGTGTACATGGTCTCTCTTTAATGGCATTGTCAATGACATCGAGGTTATTTCTGAGGTGAGAGCTACTGGTACATCTCCAGCAGCCTTGAAACGTCGTCGAgcagaagaaattgaagatgtGCGTAGAAAGGAGTCTGAGAAGACTAAAAAAGCAGAGGCTTATGCCAACAATCTATTGTCATGGGGTGTTAGCATGTACGAGCACTGCAATGGGATACATAAGTTTCTTCAG ACTTTGGCAACTAACCAAGGTGTACCTATTGGAGAAATACCACCGCCGCCGGTTCCACCTCCTTCACGTTCACTTTCTCCTCCTGGATCTCCACAACCATCTACTATCCAA ATTCTAGAAAATAGCGAAGAACCGCCAGCTTTGTGTGCCCAACAAGAAACAAATCCCGGCTCTTTTCAT GAACATGGTGTTGCCTCAAGTGTTCCTGCTGCAAGTGTTCCTGCTGTAGATGATGAAGGGATGTTTGGGGGATTTTTCAGTCAATCTGGAGCTGGTGCACTCAGCCTATCACTATTGAGCAGCCAGTTGgttccttga
- the LOC109767163 gene encoding uncharacterized protein isoform X2, with protein sequence MYEHCNGIHKFLQTLATNQGVPIGEIPPPPVPPPSRSLSPPGSPQPSTIQILENSEEPPALCAQQETNPGSFHEHGVASSVPAASVPAVDDEGMFGGFFSQSGAGALSLSLLSSQLVP encoded by the exons ATGTACGAGCACTGCAATGGGATACATAAGTTTCTTCAG ACTTTGGCAACTAACCAAGGTGTACCTATTGGAGAAATACCACCGCCGCCGGTTCCACCTCCTTCACGTTCACTTTCTCCTCCTGGATCTCCACAACCATCTACTATCCAA ATTCTAGAAAATAGCGAAGAACCGCCAGCTTTGTGTGCCCAACAAGAAACAAATCCCGGCTCTTTTCAT GAACATGGTGTTGCCTCAAGTGTTCCTGCTGCAAGTGTTCCTGCTGTAGATGATGAAGGGATGTTTGGGGGATTTTTCAGTCAATCTGGAGCTGGTGCACTCAGCCTATCACTATTGAGCAGCCAGTTGgttccttga